The following proteins are encoded in a genomic region of Candida albicans SC5314 chromosome 4, complete sequence:
- a CDS encoding uncharacterized protein (Ortholog(s) have role in vesicle-mediated transport and COPI-coated vesicle, integral component of Golgi membrane localization) — protein MNDDLTGVFKVTNLVVAGLCVVGGLSQLFYSFHAFVCGLYIIVFGGVIGALEFTVPAEAYAYASFLFSFIGRGIFYTFLGVSLSGGSFFRVFAGLVVFGIGLAYVVLETVPSISPPDNMNPDGAVVGLDDEV, from the coding sequence ATGAACGACGATTTGACTGGTGTTTTCAAGGTAACCAATTTGGTTGTTGCTGGGCTATGTGTGGTCGGGGGACTTTCGCAGTTGTTCTATAGTTTCCATGCGTTTGTTTGTGGGTTGTACATTATTGTGTTTGGTGGGGTCATTGGGGCGTTAGAGTTTACTGTTCCTGCAGAAGCCTATGCCTATGCGTCGTTTTTGTTTTCGTTTATTGGCAGAGGGATTTTCTACACGTTTCTTGGTGTTAGTTTGAGTGGCGGGTCATTCTTTAGAGTGTTTGCAGGGTTGGTGGTGTTTGGCATTGGGTTGGCGTATGTGGTTTTAGAGACTGTGCCAAGTATTTCGCCACCAGATAATATGAACCCGGACGGGGCGGTAGTTGGGTTAGACGATGAGGTGTAG
- the TLO10 gene encoding Tlo10p (Member of a family of telomere-proximal genes of unknown function) yields the protein MPENLQTRLHNSLDEILKSSGYIFEXIDQNRKQSNVITSPNNELIQKSITQSLNGEIQNFHAILDQTVSKLNDAEWCLGVMVEKKKKXDELKVKEEAARKKREEEAKKAEEAKKAEEAKKAEEAKKAETAPQKFDNFDDFIGFDINDNTNDEDXLSNMDYEDLKLDDKVPATTDNNLDMNNILENDESILDGLNMTLLDNGDHVNEEFDVDSFLNQFG from the coding sequence ATGCCAGAAAACCTCCAAACAAGAYTACATAACTCACTCGACgagatattgaaatcatcagGATACATATTTGAGRTAATCGACCAAAACAGAAARCAAAGCAATGTGATWACTAGCCCCAACAACGAACTAATCCAAAAATCCATAACCCAACTGCTCAACGGCGAAATCCAAAACTTCCATGCTATTCTAGACCAAACAGTGTCGAAACTCAATGATGCAGAGTGGTGTCTCGGCGTTATggttgaaaagaaaaagaaacWTGACGAATTGAAAGTCAAAGAAGAAGCGGCAAGAAAGAAACGTGAAGAAGAGGCCAAGAARGCAGAGGAGGCCAAGAAGGCAGAGGAAGCMAAGAAGGCAGAGGAGGCCAAGAAAGCAGAGACCGCCCCACAAAAGTTTGACAACTTTGACGACTTTATTGGCTTTGACATCAACGACAATACCAACGACGAAGACATSTTGTCCAACATGGACTACGAGGACCTAAAATTGGACGACAAAGTACCTGCCACCACAGACAACAACTTGGACATGAACAACATACTTGAAAACGACGAGCTGATACTAGACGGGTTGAACATGACATTGCTCGACAATGGCGACCACGTAAACGAAGAGTTTGATGTAGACAGCTTTTTAAACCAGTTTGGT